One Panicum virgatum strain AP13 chromosome 3N, P.virgatum_v5, whole genome shotgun sequence DNA segment encodes these proteins:
- the LOC120665556 gene encoding translation initiation factor IF-2-like has product MVFVPPSSARRLKAMTAALALAVLALAYAAAPARAQRCGAQAGGALCPQQPLMQPVRLLRPQLLALRRRLPEPVRPRRRGGASEATAAVRRAGRRRGVPRGPLLQPVRLLRPRWRPLRRRLPGPVRQRRRGGRADPGALRPDAAAPRRRRVPRARVLHLRSLPRRGPRVPGLRRHGLRRRAQAGGRRLPGAHLPRDLRWAVLFLGLLLQGGEGRPVGRRPLRAERAVALRVEQDVPCSWAHADLLQLQLRGGRGGHRRRPARRPGRRHGRPRRRVQDGAVAVDDPARAGPAVVPRRRHGAVGADAGGPGGRAQAGLRAHHEHPHRRASVRRHQRPRRVLQALLRRPRRQLRAEPGLRRPGAVRRRHQVRGAVLDVRAAAAGRGTPPATLRVSLCKYVSM; this is encoded by the exons ATGGTTTTCGTCCCACCAAGTTCTGCCAGGCGCCTCAAGGCCATGACGGCCGCCCTGGCGCTCGCCGTGCTGGCCCTCGCCTacgccgcggcgcccgcgcgcgcccagaGGTGCGGCGCacaggccggcggcgcgctgtGCCCCCAACAACCTCTGATGCAGCCGGTACGGCTACTGCGGCCGCAGCTGCTAGCACTGCGGCGCCGGCTGCCAGAGCCAGTgcgcccacggcggcgcggcggcgcctccgagGCCACCGCAGCGGTGCGGCgcgcaggccggcggcgcggcgtgcccAGGGGGCCTCTGCTGCAGCCGGTACGGCTACTGCGGCCTCGGTGGCGCCCACTGCGGCGCCGGCTGCCAGGGCCAgtgcgccagcggcggcgtggcggccgtGCTGACCCGGGAGCTCTTCGACCGGATGCTGCCGCACCGCGACGACGCCGCGTGCCCCGCGCGCGGGTTCTACACCTACGAAGCCTTCCTCGCCGCGGCCCGCGCGTTCCCGGCCTTCGGCGCCacgggctccgccgccgcgcgcaagcGGGAGGTCGCCGCCTTCCTGGCGCACACCTCCCACGAGACCTCCG GTGGGCCGTATTATTCCTGGGGCTACTGCTACAAGGAGGTGAAGGGCGCCCCGTCGGACGACGACCACTGCGTGCCGAGCGCGCGGTGGCCTTGCGCGTCGAACAAGACGTACCATGCTCGTGGGCCCATGCAGATCTCCTA CAACTACAACTAcggggcggccggggaggcCATCGGCGCCGACCTGCTCGGCGACCCGGACGCCGTCACGGCCGACCCCGTCGTCGCGTTCAGGACGGCGCTGTGGCTGTGGATGaccccgcgcgcgccggcccaGCCGTCGTGCCACGCCGTCGCCACGGGGCGGtgggcgccgacgccggcggacCGGGCGGCCGGGCGCAGGCCGGCCTTCGGGCTCACCACGAGCATCCTCACCGGCGGGCTTCAGTGCGCCGCCACCAGCGGCCGCGTCGCGTTCTACAAGCGCTACTGCGACGTCCTCGGCGCCAGCTACGGGCCGAGCCTGGACTGCGCCGGCCAGGCGCCGTTCGACGGCGTCATCAGGTCCGCGGCGCAGTATTAGATGTCCGTGCCGCTGCAGCCGGCCGGGGTACACCTCCAGCGACGTTACGTGTTTCTCTTTGCAAATATGTATCCATGTAA